A stretch of Lysinibacillus agricola DNA encodes these proteins:
- a CDS encoding FIVAR domain-containing protein, whose protein sequence is MKNKVFSTFMATAITATLIVPVSTANATSNDVSLNHSVQIDGQVAAAKTKGQNVTITSIANDKVRTSNGQFKISKSLKPLLNTSNNAALANAEATIIVKNGEITSITSLTLTKGGTKNKALDFDGGDAQIAGSLTVNADYVKVQNVTIEDELIVTNRVKKAITIDDVAIGDTITFRPLLTKNNNWLNVSLKDIKSPNINLKRTKVSVTSDKTISKVDVVGKVTAFEVTANVDKLTIDVEKDFTLYGKGTIEQVVVKHGAKVALNSGHLVNKVQVDDKKASVTLPVLNKTELSNLVASPPYVAVSVNGYDVSATEKWTPQAERTAFESAVSSARAVVNNSYASQEQVNNAITQYKNALNIYRAVQKNGTKYVYGDKSSLQSMIYSVQYVKVSLNNGNDVASYEPWTTQSEKDALTSAVSSAQYVVNNYYATQSDITNAISNLNYAITIYKNAQKYGTYLYNADRSGLFSLINSVQYVTVSVNGSELSSNVIWTTQSEKDALVSAVSYAQGIANNSSSSQSEISSAYHYLYNAISTYRSNYKSGVNHWHYVDKSWLTSLINSVQYVKVSANGDGSDIPYYELWTTEREKRSLEKAVQHAQSVASNVYASSYEVTDAINKLNKAIDIYKDAQRSGKQ, encoded by the coding sequence ATGAAGAATAAAGTATTTTCTACTTTTATGGCTACCGCTATTACAGCAACCTTAATTGTGCCTGTATCAACTGCGAATGCCACTTCTAATGATGTATCTTTAAACCACTCAGTTCAAATCGACGGGCAAGTAGCTGCCGCCAAAACAAAGGGACAAAATGTTACTATTACCAGCATCGCTAATGATAAAGTACGCACATCCAATGGCCAATTTAAAATTAGTAAATCATTGAAGCCCCTCTTAAACACATCCAATAATGCTGCATTGGCGAATGCTGAAGCAACTATTATCGTAAAGAACGGTGAAATTACAAGCATTACATCACTAACACTAACTAAAGGTGGAACAAAAAATAAAGCGTTAGATTTTGATGGCGGCGACGCACAAATTGCTGGAAGCCTAACTGTAAATGCAGATTATGTAAAAGTTCAAAATGTCACTATTGAAGATGAGCTTATTGTAACTAATCGTGTGAAGAAGGCCATTACAATTGATGACGTTGCTATTGGGGATACAATTACTTTTAGACCTTTATTGACTAAAAATAATAATTGGTTAAATGTTTCTCTAAAAGATATTAAATCTCCAAACATTAACTTAAAACGCACTAAAGTAAGTGTGACTTCTGACAAAACTATTTCGAAAGTCGACGTAGTTGGTAAAGTTACTGCATTTGAAGTAACGGCCAATGTTGATAAACTAACTATCGATGTTGAGAAAGATTTCACCCTTTACGGAAAAGGTACAATTGAGCAAGTGGTTGTCAAACATGGGGCAAAGGTGGCATTAAATTCTGGGCATCTAGTTAACAAAGTGCAGGTGGATGATAAAAAAGCCTCTGTGACATTACCTGTTTTGAATAAAACGGAGCTTAGTAATTTAGTAGCTTCACCTCCATACGTTGCAGTATCTGTTAATGGATATGACGTTTCAGCAACTGAGAAATGGACACCGCAGGCTGAACGTACAGCATTCGAATCTGCCGTAAGCAGCGCAAGAGCAGTAGTTAATAATTCTTACGCCTCTCAGGAACAAGTAAACAATGCGATTACACAGTACAAAAATGCATTAAACATTTATCGAGCTGTGCAAAAAAACGGAACAAAATATGTCTATGGTGATAAGTCTTCACTACAATCGATGATCTATTCTGTTCAGTATGTAAAGGTTTCTTTGAACAATGGTAATGATGTAGCTTCTTATGAACCTTGGACGACTCAAAGTGAGAAAGATGCTCTAACCTCTGCCGTTTCATCTGCTCAATATGTTGTAAATAATTACTATGCAACACAGTCTGATATCACCAATGCAATTAGCAATTTAAACTACGCTATCACAATTTATAAGAATGCACAAAAATATGGCACTTATCTATATAATGCCGATCGATCTGGCCTTTTTTCACTTATTAACTCTGTTCAGTATGTAACCGTTTCTGTGAATGGATCTGAATTATCCTCCAATGTAATTTGGACGACGCAAAGTGAAAAAGACGCTCTAGTTTCTGCTGTTTCATACGCACAAGGTATTGCAAACAATAGCTCCTCGTCTCAGTCAGAAATTTCGTCTGCATACCATTATTTATATAATGCTATTTCAACATATAGGAGTAATTATAAATCTGGTGTGAATCATTGGCATTACGTTGATAAATCTTGGTTAACATCACTCATTAACTCTGTTCAGTATGTAAAAGTTTCTGCGAATGGCGATGGATCTGATATCCCTTATTATGAACTATGGACAACAGAAAGAGAAAAACGCAGTCTAGAAAAAGCAGTTCAACACGCTCAATCCGTTGCCAGTAACGTCTATGCCTCTTCATACGAAGTGACAGATGCTATTAACAAATTAAACAAGGCCATCGACATCTATAAAGATGCTCAACGTTCAGGTAAACAATAA
- a CDS encoding AEC family transporter, with the protein MTYLGMIFFQIVAPILILLVLGAVLQKKFRFNLKALSQLITYCFMPAAVFVNLYETSIELSVLGEVALFILLFIGSQMVLSHFIAKGLGLVKTEAAVFKNSVVLINSGNYGIPVAQMIFVTQPIGVAIQVILVIFQNMTTYTYGLYNLISSTKSGMSIVKDFLKMPIIHALIIGVAMNYFNITIPQFIKIPVDHVADGFIAVALITLGAQLSQLEIKSMFNKTVFISCFTRLIIGPAVALLIIFVLGLDGVVAQSLFIASAFPTSRNSSSLALEYGVESTTAAQTVLFSTIVSCITVTIVIYVAELLFT; encoded by the coding sequence ATGACGTATCTCGGTATGATTTTCTTCCAAATTGTAGCTCCTATTTTAATACTTCTAGTACTTGGTGCAGTTTTACAAAAGAAATTTCGCTTTAATTTAAAGGCGCTATCTCAGCTTATTACATACTGCTTCATGCCAGCAGCTGTTTTTGTGAATTTATATGAAACGAGCATAGAGCTGTCTGTACTTGGGGAAGTTGCGTTATTTATTTTACTCTTTATAGGAAGTCAAATGGTGCTTAGTCACTTTATAGCAAAGGGGCTCGGTTTAGTAAAAACAGAGGCTGCAGTGTTTAAAAATAGTGTTGTCCTTATTAATTCAGGCAACTATGGTATTCCGGTCGCGCAAATGATTTTCGTAACACAGCCGATTGGAGTAGCGATTCAGGTCATTCTCGTAATATTTCAAAATATGACGACCTATACATATGGCTTGTACAATTTAATTTCTTCAACAAAATCGGGCATGTCTATTGTAAAAGACTTTCTCAAAATGCCTATTATCCATGCGCTTATAATTGGTGTGGCAATGAACTATTTTAATATTACTATTCCGCAGTTTATAAAAATTCCGGTAGACCATGTGGCAGATGGCTTTATTGCTGTAGCCCTAATAACATTAGGAGCTCAACTATCACAGCTTGAAATTAAATCAATGTTCAATAAGACAGTATTCATTAGCTGTTTTACACGACTAATTATAGGACCAGCTGTAGCTTTACTTATCATTTTTGTACTTGGCTTAGATGGTGTCGTGGCACAATCACTTTTTATAGCTAGTGCTTTTCCGACATCACGAAATAGCTCTAGTCTGGCATTAGAATATGGTGTGGAATCGACAACCGCTGCACAAACGGTTTTATTTTCAACAATTGTAAGCTGTATTACAGTGACGATTGTAATTTATGTAGCGGAACTGTTGTTTACCTAA
- the thiC gene encoding phosphomethylpyrimidine synthase ThiC: MTTVSDKNITIMSSFDGSKKVYVEGSRSDILVPMREIALSPTTGSFGEEENAPVRVYDTSGPYTDPEYKVDITKGLPALRSAWIKERGDVEEYEGRTIKPEDNGFRKADDPRMNENVFPDLSRKPLRAKKGKNVTQLHYARKGIITSEMEFVAIRENMDPEFVRSEIAAGRAILPSNINHPEAEPMIIGRNFHVKINANIGNSAVSSSIAEEVEKMTWATRWGADNIMDLSTGKHIHTTREWIIRNAAVPVGTVPIYQALEKVNGVAEDLTWEVYRDTLIEQAEQGVDYFTIHAGVLLRYVPLTANRVTGIVSRGGSIMAQWCLYHHQESFLYTHFEEICEIMKTYDVAFSLGDGLRPGSIADANDEAQFAELETLGELTQIAWKHDVQVMVEGPGHVPMHLIKENMDKQLEVCKEAPFYTLGPLTTDIAPGYDHITSAIGAAMIGWFGTAMLCYVTPKEHLGLPNREDVRVGVITYKIAAHAADLAKGHPGAQQRDDALSKARFEFRWRDQFNLSLDPERAVDYHDETLPAEGAKTAHFCSMCGPKFCSMRISQDIRNYAKEKDLNTTEAIHQGMQEKAKEFKKAGSQIYQ; encoded by the coding sequence ATGACAACAGTTAGCGATAAGAATATTACGATTATGTCAAGTTTTGATGGAAGTAAAAAAGTGTATGTAGAAGGATCTCGATCAGATATTTTAGTGCCAATGCGTGAAATTGCTTTAAGTCCGACGACAGGTAGCTTTGGTGAAGAGGAAAATGCGCCAGTACGTGTTTATGATACGAGTGGCCCGTACACAGATCCTGAGTATAAGGTGGATATTACGAAAGGATTGCCAGCTTTACGTAGTGCATGGATCAAAGAACGAGGTGACGTCGAAGAATACGAAGGTCGTACAATCAAGCCAGAAGATAATGGATTCCGCAAAGCTGATGATCCACGAATGAATGAAAATGTTTTTCCGGATTTATCTAGAAAGCCTTTACGTGCGAAGAAAGGTAAAAATGTAACACAGCTTCACTATGCACGAAAGGGAATTATTACTTCAGAGATGGAATTTGTAGCGATTCGCGAAAATATGGATCCTGAATTCGTGCGCTCAGAGATCGCGGCAGGGCGTGCAATTTTGCCCTCTAATATTAATCACCCTGAGGCCGAGCCAATGATTATTGGACGTAACTTCCACGTGAAAATTAACGCTAATATTGGAAATTCAGCAGTGTCATCCTCTATTGCGGAAGAGGTAGAAAAAATGACATGGGCGACACGTTGGGGTGCTGATAACATTATGGATTTGTCGACTGGTAAGCATATTCATACGACACGTGAATGGATTATTCGTAATGCCGCGGTGCCTGTAGGAACGGTGCCAATCTATCAAGCGCTAGAAAAAGTAAATGGTGTGGCAGAGGATTTAACGTGGGAGGTGTATCGTGATACGTTGATTGAGCAGGCCGAGCAAGGTGTTGATTACTTCACGATTCACGCAGGGGTTCTGCTACGCTATGTGCCATTAACGGCTAATCGTGTAACAGGCATAGTATCTCGAGGAGGCTCGATTATGGCACAGTGGTGTTTATATCACCATCAAGAAAGCTTCTTATATACACATTTTGAAGAAATCTGTGAAATTATGAAAACATATGATGTTGCCTTCTCTTTAGGTGATGGTTTACGTCCTGGTTCCATTGCAGATGCAAATGATGAGGCTCAGTTTGCGGAGCTGGAAACGCTAGGGGAATTAACGCAAATTGCCTGGAAGCATGATGTACAGGTGATGGTAGAAGGACCAGGGCATGTGCCAATGCATCTTATTAAAGAAAATATGGACAAGCAGTTAGAGGTGTGTAAGGAAGCTCCTTTCTATACTTTAGGGCCGCTAACAACAGATATCGCGCCTGGCTATGACCATATTACATCGGCTATTGGTGCTGCGATGATCGGTTGGTTTGGTACGGCAATGCTATGTTATGTGACGCCTAAAGAGCATCTCGGCTTACCAAATCGTGAGGATGTTCGTGTAGGGGTGATTACGTATAAAATTGCTGCACACGCGGCAGATTTAGCGAAAGGGCATCCTGGAGCACAGCAGCGTGACGATGCACTATCTAAGGCGCGCTTTGAATTCCGTTGGCGCGATCAATTCAACCTATCGCTAGATCCAGAGCGTGCAGTGGATTATCATGATGAAACATTGCCTGCAGAAGGGGCGAAAACTGCGCACTTTTGTTCAATGTGTGGACCTAAGTTTTGTAGTATGAGAATCTCACAGGATATTCGTAATTATGCAAAAGAAAAAGACTTAAATACGACTGAAGCGATCCACCAAGGTATGCAGGAAAAGGCAAAGGAATTTAAAAAGGCAGGCAGTCAAATTTATCAATAA
- a CDS encoding catalase, whose amino-acid sequence MTNQNDRSRRFTTAGGAPVVSNHDSMSAGPRGPLLLQDVWLVEKLANFNREVIPERRMHAKGSGAFGTFTVTHDITKYTKAKIFSEIGKKTEMFARFSTVAGERGAADAERDIRGFALKFYTEDGNWDLVGNNTPVFFFRDPLHFTDLNHVVKRDPRTNMKNANSNWDFWTSLPEALHQVTIVMSDRGIPSGYRNMHGFGSHAYSFINAENERVWVKFHFRTDQGIKNLTGAEANEVVGNDRESSQRDLYEAIEKGDFPKWKTYIQVMTEEQARELPYNPFDLTKVWYKKDFPLIPVGEFELNKNPDNYFAEVEQAAFAPSNIIPGVSFSPDKMLQGRIFAYADAQRYRLGVNHYALPVNAPKCPFRTFHRDGAMRFDGNLGSTLGYEPNSYGEWEHNLDYKEPELRIDGNAGIHDFREDDNNYFEQPGKLFRLMTAEEQQRLFENTANDMASVEEFIKRRHILHCYLADPAYGEGVAKAMGLSLEGMDLSNPYEKQATNV is encoded by the coding sequence ATGACAAACCAAAATGATCGTAGCCGTCGTTTTACAACAGCAGGTGGCGCTCCAGTAGTAAGCAACCACGATTCAATGTCAGCAGGTCCTCGTGGCCCTCTATTACTTCAGGATGTATGGCTAGTTGAAAAATTAGCAAACTTCAACCGTGAAGTTATTCCTGAACGTCGTATGCACGCCAAAGGTTCAGGTGCATTCGGTACTTTCACTGTAACGCATGATATTACTAAATATACAAAAGCAAAAATCTTCTCAGAGATTGGGAAGAAAACTGAAATGTTTGCACGCTTCTCCACAGTTGCGGGTGAGCGTGGTGCAGCGGACGCTGAGCGCGATATTCGTGGCTTTGCCCTTAAGTTCTATACTGAAGATGGCAACTGGGATTTAGTTGGTAACAACACGCCTGTATTCTTCTTCCGTGATCCATTACACTTCACAGATTTAAACCACGTGGTAAAACGTGACCCACGTACAAATATGAAGAACGCTAATTCAAACTGGGATTTTTGGACTTCATTACCAGAAGCACTTCACCAAGTAACAATTGTTATGTCTGACCGTGGTATTCCGTCTGGTTACCGCAATATGCATGGTTTTGGTTCTCACGCTTATAGTTTTATTAATGCTGAAAACGAGCGCGTATGGGTGAAATTCCACTTCCGTACAGATCAAGGCATTAAAAACTTAACAGGTGCTGAGGCTAATGAGGTAGTCGGTAACGACCGTGAATCTTCACAACGTGATCTATATGAGGCCATTGAAAAAGGCGATTTCCCTAAATGGAAAACGTACATTCAAGTAATGACAGAGGAACAAGCTCGTGAATTACCATATAACCCATTCGACTTAACAAAGGTATGGTATAAAAAAGACTTCCCATTAATTCCTGTGGGCGAATTCGAGTTAAACAAAAACCCGGACAACTACTTTGCTGAAGTTGAGCAAGCAGCATTTGCACCATCTAACATTATTCCTGGTGTTAGCTTCTCACCAGACAAAATGTTACAGGGTCGTATCTTTGCATATGCAGATGCACAACGCTACCGTTTAGGTGTGAACCACTACGCGCTCCCAGTAAACGCACCAAAATGTCCATTCCGTACATTCCACCGCGATGGTGCTATGCGTTTCGATGGCAATCTTGGTTCAACTTTAGGCTATGAACCAAATAGCTATGGTGAATGGGAGCATAATTTAGACTATAAAGAGCCTGAATTACGTATTGACGGTAACGCTGGCATCCACGACTTCCGTGAAGATGACAACAACTACTTCGAGCAGCCGGGTAAATTATTCCGCCTAATGACTGCCGAAGAGCAACAACGCCTATTCGAAAATACGGCTAATGATATGGCATCAGTTGAAGAGTTCATCAAACGTCGTCATATCCTTCACTGTTATTTAGCTGACCCAGCATATGGTGAAGGTGTAGCGAAAGCTATGGGTCTTTCATTAGAGGGTATGGATCTTTCAAACCCATACGAAAAACAAGCAACTAACGTTTAA
- a CDS encoding helix-turn-helix domain-containing protein, with translation MRLLLIDRDSTELSGIRWFLHTYFPGDVTIEICTTIDEAPQCIQQFEPEVILLNIDLFSNNRLTTLYRVLQKYSGTILATTTEPLFKNALKAIDLQVAHLFVKPIDLEVLKQKLTAISLHTPKAQEVYQEATDESFYYQLFLGSKTSSIETNIHFTMIEPEHSEIFNKLYNWLQQTPIYYHMKIYPLSDRIVCLFQTEDLKIVEKDVRTLMKEWRLTNNSSLNIGIYDREPTTMKNMYTLTKRALHQSFYEGYGHIFYASKQFETQPLDPLLTPEEQQLLIRSLEDGNLEAVKAFLYRLSNEGIYYEQDDLRIHLTSVLAQIRRFMLKYKLNEKAAIEQNYRQLFHLIIEHPIFYTILNGIISFTQKLIELAREARTEKRADYVELAIEIIDQQFQDSELSLPFVAHKLGISPNYLSTIFSKKQGLPFKRYLQQVRIQNATKMLVETDFVISEIAYLNGFDDPNYFIKIFKQHIGITPNRYRKA, from the coding sequence ATGAGGTTGTTATTAATTGACCGAGATTCCACTGAGCTTTCAGGTATTCGTTGGTTTTTACATACGTATTTTCCCGGAGATGTAACGATTGAAATATGTACAACTATTGATGAGGCTCCTCAATGTATCCAGCAATTTGAGCCTGAGGTAATACTGCTGAATATCGACTTATTCTCAAATAATCGTTTAACTACACTTTATCGTGTTTTACAAAAATATTCAGGGACTATTCTAGCTACGACGACAGAGCCATTATTTAAAAATGCATTGAAAGCAATTGATTTACAAGTCGCACATCTTTTTGTTAAGCCCATTGATTTAGAAGTATTAAAACAAAAACTCACCGCCATTTCTCTTCATACACCAAAGGCACAAGAAGTGTACCAAGAAGCTACAGATGAATCTTTTTACTACCAACTATTTTTAGGTAGTAAAACTAGTTCTATAGAGACAAATATACATTTCACAATGATCGAGCCTGAGCATTCTGAAATATTTAATAAGCTGTACAACTGGCTCCAGCAAACGCCTATTTATTATCATATGAAGATTTATCCTTTATCAGATAGAATCGTCTGCTTATTTCAAACGGAAGATTTAAAAATCGTAGAAAAGGATGTTCGTACACTAATGAAAGAATGGCGATTAACAAACAATAGCTCTTTAAATATTGGAATTTATGATAGGGAACCTACAACCATGAAGAATATGTATACCTTAACCAAGCGTGCACTGCATCAAAGCTTTTACGAAGGCTATGGGCACATTTTTTATGCGAGCAAACAGTTTGAGACACAGCCCCTTGATCCTTTGCTAACACCAGAGGAGCAGCAATTACTTATAAGAAGTTTAGAGGATGGGAATCTTGAAGCCGTCAAAGCATTTTTATATCGACTATCTAATGAAGGAATTTATTACGAGCAAGATGACTTACGTATTCATCTAACGAGTGTTTTGGCGCAAATTCGACGCTTTATGCTGAAGTATAAATTAAATGAGAAAGCTGCCATTGAACAAAATTATCGTCAGCTTTTTCATTTGATTATTGAGCATCCTATATTTTATACCATTCTAAATGGCATCATATCATTCACACAAAAACTTATTGAATTAGCTCGGGAGGCACGTACTGAGAAACGAGCTGACTATGTAGAACTAGCAATAGAAATTATCGATCAACAATTTCAGGATAGCGAGTTATCTTTACCCTTCGTTGCGCATAAATTGGGGATTAGCCCTAATTATTTAAGTACGATCTTTTCAAAGAAGCAAGGCTTGCCATTTAAACGTTACCTACAGCAAGTGCGAATTCAAAATGCCACAAAAATGCTTGTAGAAACGGATTTTGTTATTAGTGAAATTGCCTATTTAAATGGTTTTGATGATCCGAATTATTTTATTAAAATTTTTAAACAGCACATCGGCATTACTCCTAATCGTTATCGTAAAGCTTAA
- the hutH gene encoding histidine ammonia-lyase, producing the protein MKSIIELDGSTLTRQQIEGIVKGRSTVALSAESVERVRLSRERIEKRLAEGQTIYGVNTGFGKLSNIKIEEEDIELLQLNLLRSDATGVGEPFPTDVVRAMMVLRANALARGFSGIRLETVQLLLAFINKGIHPIVPSQGSVGASGDLAPLSHLALVLVGEGKAEFNGEIVSGSKALQQAGLTPVRLQAKEGLALVNGTQAMTGIGVLTVNEAERIGLAADMAASLTLESLKGITSAFDPALLAVRPHPELELVGGRIRKWLDGSKRVTKQGEIRMQDAYSLRCIPQVHGASWQSFFYAEDRVQTEMNATTDNPIVLENGDVLSGGHFHGQPIALAMDFLKVGVCEWANISERRTERMVNPQLNEGLPPFLATNPGIECGLMIAQYTAASIVSENKVLAHPSSVDSIPTSGNQEDHVSMGTTSARQVRQIVHNAARVIAIEMICASQAIHLDKAEEQLSPTTRKYLEKVREFCPPLLADQPIGDEIEALAKYLLTSDVLLNEYM; encoded by the coding sequence ATGAAGTCTATCATCGAGCTCGATGGCAGTACATTAACGAGACAGCAAATAGAGGGAATTGTAAAAGGTCGTTCTACGGTAGCGCTATCAGCTGAAAGTGTGGAGCGTGTACGTTTAAGTAGAGAACGAATTGAAAAGCGTTTAGCTGAGGGGCAAACAATTTATGGTGTGAATACAGGCTTTGGGAAGCTAAGTAATATAAAGATTGAAGAGGAAGACATTGAGCTTTTACAGTTGAATTTATTGCGCTCAGATGCAACAGGTGTTGGTGAACCGTTCCCAACAGATGTTGTACGTGCAATGATGGTTTTGCGTGCCAATGCTTTAGCGCGTGGTTTTTCAGGGATTCGCCTAGAAACAGTGCAGCTACTATTGGCTTTTATAAATAAGGGAATACATCCAATTGTACCGTCTCAAGGCTCGGTTGGAGCAAGTGGAGATTTAGCGCCGTTATCACATTTGGCTTTAGTGCTAGTAGGTGAAGGCAAGGCAGAGTTTAATGGAGAGATTGTGAGTGGCAGTAAGGCGTTACAGCAAGCTGGACTAACGCCTGTCCGACTTCAGGCTAAGGAAGGGCTAGCGCTTGTAAATGGTACCCAAGCAATGACGGGTATCGGGGTTTTAACAGTGAACGAGGCAGAGCGTATTGGGCTAGCGGCAGATATGGCAGCAAGTTTAACGCTTGAGTCACTGAAGGGTATTACTTCCGCATTTGATCCAGCGCTTTTGGCGGTAAGGCCACACCCGGAATTAGAGCTTGTTGGAGGACGAATCCGTAAGTGGCTTGATGGAAGTAAACGTGTGACAAAGCAAGGTGAAATCCGTATGCAGGATGCTTATTCACTACGTTGCATTCCACAAGTGCATGGTGCTTCATGGCAGTCATTTTTCTATGCTGAGGATCGCGTGCAAACTGAAATGAATGCAACGACAGATAATCCGATTGTTTTAGAAAATGGTGACGTATTGTCTGGTGGGCATTTCCACGGCCAACCAATTGCATTAGCAATGGACTTTTTAAAAGTCGGTGTATGTGAATGGGCTAATATTTCGGAGCGACGTACAGAACGTATGGTTAATCCCCAGCTTAATGAAGGTTTGCCACCATTTTTAGCGACAAATCCTGGTATTGAATGTGGACTAATGATTGCTCAATATACAGCGGCCTCTATCGTATCCGAAAACAAAGTATTGGCACATCCTTCAAGTGTAGATTCTATACCGACATCAGGTAACCAAGAGGATCATGTGAGCATGGGTACGACATCAGCTCGCCAAGTACGCCAGATCGTCCATAATGCCGCTCGTGTCATTGCGATAGAAATGATTTGTGCATCACAGGCGATTCATTTAGATAAGGCAGAAGAGCAATTATCTCCAACAACGCGAAAGTATTTAGAAAAAGTGCGTGAATTTTGCCCGCCACTGTTAGCGGATCAACCAATCGGCGATGAAATTGAAGCGCTTGCAAAGTATTTATTAACGAGTGATGTTCTATTGAATGAGTATATGTAA
- a CDS encoding YjiH family protein: MEFQQQELRQDSNFRVSSAFKMIACSLVGIFSFFISFEWQSKNTILIDHIVNFIRAEAPLLVTAYVLIMLVGGAIHPFLTKKWNKSIVNIVMSIFKVGGMIAGTMLIFNIAPAWLADESIGPYLLEKLVKPVGILIPIGSLFLALLVSYGLLEYIGVLTQPFMKPIFKTPGRSAVDAVASFVGSYSVGLLLTNRVYMEGRYTAKEAAIIATGFSTVSATFMVVIASTLDIMQHWNAFFWVSLVVTFVVTALTARIYPLRSMKDEYYKGTTPMPEKIVKKDRFKEAWRQAMDAVEQNPPLSKILWMNLKDGFIMAMGVIPSILSIGLLGLVLATYTPIFDWLAYIFVPFTYVLQVPEPYLAAKALSLSLAEVFLPALVVTQATLVTKFIVAVVSISAILFFSAVIPLILSSEIPLTLRQILLIWFERVVLTLIIVTPIAFLLF; the protein is encoded by the coding sequence ATGGAATTTCAACAACAAGAGCTGAGGCAAGACTCGAATTTTCGAGTCTCCTCCGCTTTCAAGATGATTGCCTGTAGTTTAGTCGGAATATTTAGTTTTTTCATCTCGTTTGAATGGCAAAGCAAGAATACAATTTTAATTGATCACATTGTGAACTTTATTCGCGCCGAAGCACCACTGCTTGTAACTGCATACGTACTCATAATGCTTGTAGGTGGAGCGATTCATCCATTCCTTACTAAGAAATGGAATAAGTCGATAGTCAATATCGTGATGTCAATCTTTAAAGTGGGCGGTATGATTGCGGGGACTATGTTAATTTTCAATATAGCTCCTGCATGGTTAGCGGATGAAAGTATCGGCCCGTATTTGCTGGAGAAGCTTGTTAAGCCAGTGGGAATTCTAATTCCAATCGGGTCTTTGTTTTTGGCACTTCTAGTTAGCTATGGGCTGCTTGAATACATCGGTGTTTTAACACAGCCGTTTATGAAGCCTATTTTTAAAACACCGGGACGTTCAGCAGTGGATGCAGTGGCCTCATTTGTCGGCAGTTATTCGGTTGGCTTACTTTTAACGAACCGTGTTTATATGGAAGGTCGCTACACAGCGAAGGAAGCTGCGATTATTGCAACAGGTTTTTCGACTGTATCTGCAACGTTTATGGTTGTCATTGCAAGTACGCTTGATATTATGCAGCATTGGAATGCGTTTTTCTGGGTGTCGCTCGTTGTAACATTCGTGGTCACTGCGTTAACGGCGCGCATTTATCCACTTCGTTCCATGAAGGATGAATACTACAAGGGTACGACGCCGATGCCAGAAAAGATTGTTAAGAAGGACCGTTTTAAAGAAGCATGGCGTCAAGCGATGGATGCGGTTGAGCAAAATCCACCTTTATCTAAAATTTTATGGATGAATTTAAAGGATGGCTTCATCATGGCGATGGGGGTTATTCCGTCGATTCTATCAATTGGTCTGTTAGGCCTTGTACTGGCAACATACACACCAATTTTTGATTGGCTTGCGTATATTTTTGTCCCATTCACATATGTGTTACAAGTTCCAGAACCATATTTAGCAGCGAAAGCGCTGTCATTATCGTTAGCAGAAGTATTTTTACCAGCGCTTGTTGTCACACAAGCAACACTTGTAACGAAATTTATTGTGGCAGTTGTATCAATATCGGCAATTTTGTTCTTTTCAGCCGTTATTCCACTTATTTTATCATCTGAAATTCCATTGACATTGCGCCAAATTTTACTCATTTGGTTTGAGCGTGTCGTATTAACTTTAATCATCGTAACACCAATAGCATTTTTACTATTTTAA